Within the Malus sylvestris chromosome 4, drMalSylv7.2, whole genome shotgun sequence genome, the region TTGAAATGTGGTTGCATATGCATGTTAAGGCTATAAATTGTAATCCATCTCCATGACTAATCCATGTTCTACCTTCAACTCGGATAAAATTTGGAACTTGGTTGCCATGGTTTCCTTCAACGTTCCTTGAATCTAGCGAGTTATCCAATTCAATCCTAAGCACCATACATGGCCTGAGTCTAACTAAATGCTTTCGATATATGATTCGAGCAGTTTGGAAATGTCGCTTTAGTTTCAGCATCAAATGTTCGCATTTCCTTGGACATTGTGTCATTTTCCTCTTCTTATAGTGCTTCACTTTGCAATGTAAGGTTGACGTCTGTTTCCttaatatgtgtttttttttttccattttgcaGATACCGTTTGAGGGCTAAGGTTGATATCGAGAATATGGCAGAAGAGTTGAAATGCTGGCAGTGTTATGCGGGAAACGTCTCTGGAAAATCCTCCTCTGTGGAAGAACCAGAGGCTGCTAGTGTTGGGTGGGGTGCTGGTGTTGATCATTCAGGCATGTCATCTGCACGCAGGAATGCTCTTGGATGGCAATGGTTTAAGGATCCCAGATTGGATTGCCTTGGTTTCAGAGGGATCTTCCCGTCGGATACATTACGTGAGTTTTTAACCCTTGGCTGCTTTTGAGCTTTGGATGTGGGATACTTCTTCACAGACCTTGTTAATTAAGCTAcgccttttttcttctttcattgCAGCACCTTTGGTTGAAGCTGACAAAGAAACAGATGAACAGAATTACCGTCTATGGagaatagaaaatggagttgcagaaggCTCAACAGAGATCCCAAAAGGTGCATCTTACTTCCTTCCCGACGCTAtacttgaatttttaataaatccCGAATAATATCTACGATATAAAACTCAAATGTTCTTTGTTCATGATTTACTTGGTAAGATTTGGCCTTCATTCTCCGTGAGTGGTTCTATTTTGTCCTGGAATTGCCTAGACCCAAGAAAATGTAGTTTTATGTTATCCCATGTACGTTCTGTCGTCTGAACGTGTAATTATCATGTCTAGGTGAGGCAATTCCTCTTGAGTATAACCTGGTGGGTCTAAATGCAATTAGCTTTGACAAGGGGTGTTATGTGGGCCAAGAGCTTATAGCTCGTACACACCACCGAGGGGTCATTCGGAAACGCTTGCTTCCTTTAAGGTTTCTCGAGGAAAACGGAGAAGGTAATCAGCCTTCCAATTCAACtttcataattttatttgtCCAGTATGTTTCCAGAGTCCCAACCCTTAACTTTCTGTTATTTCAGAAGCAGAGCAGAAAGTTGCTCCTGGCTCCGAAGTGATTGATAGCGCCACGGGAAAGAAAGTCGGGACTGTCACAACTCAACTCGGGTGCCGTGGGCTGGGTGTCTTGCGTTTGGACGAAGCCTTCAAGGGATCAAGTACATTGACCATACAAGGACAGAAAGATACAAAGGTTGAGGCTATTAAACCAGATTGGTGGCCTGCTGAATGGCTTCAACAGCATCAACATCAAAGTGCAGTTGCTTAGAATGATGGTGTTGCCCTCTACAGACTTGTTTGATCCTGCATGCCGTCGCCGTGCCGGCAGTAAATGTACTTctatacatttatttatttttattgttgaaataaaataaaagaatgtgtTTCATTGAAATGATGAGACGAGCCGTTTTGGGGCTGCTATGCCAATACTTCTGTTGATTCCAACTCTTCCTAATAAGGGTATGAGATTGCAAGCGTTGAATACAACACAAAACTCCTACACGATTGTTGCTGCACTTCTTCTTCTGTCTTTTCGGATGCTTTAGTTTAACTTTCTGGATTTTTTTGAGTTTGACTTtaaactaaatgaaaataagTTTGATTGGTTCCTAATCTTTGAAGCATTTTTCAAACTCCCAATTGTCGGCACCTGATTGCTGTAAAGGCCAATATCTGATCGCTATGGGTCAtcaatatttaattttgatCAGTAATGGAGTTTTCATATGTCGTCAACAATAACAaggccttatcccactaagtgggtcgGCTACATGAATCCTAAAACGCTACTATGCTCGGTTTTGTGCcatgtcttccgttagatccaagtaggtccaagtcttttcttagtcTCTTTCCATGTCTTCTTAGGTCTTCATCTACTTCTTTAGCCCTGAGCTTCTTTCTCGTAATTGTATTGTAATCATATCTTCTAGATCCGtctttatatatttaattttgttttgatttctgaTCAATCAAATATATTTGACGTGAAAGAAATTAGCCGTGTGTTGGTTTTCGGTCCTTCTGAAGAGGAAATGACATTCCATGACATGGTATCAGCTGAAGCCGATGATTTTATTAGTTATTGTCTAACTGAAAAATTATACATTACTAATGATGCAACCAGCACCAGACTTTGAACAGTAACCAGAATACATCCCTAAAATGTATGAGAAACCATCGGATAGAATTTCACAGATGGAACAAATGAATCTCAACTCTCCTTTCAATTTCCTCGACTTTCACCTCGAAGGCTGGCTTTCCAAACATAGATTACAAGTAATCACAGGGAGGTCATTTAGCTGGTTCGCCACTAAGGGTGCAACTCCATTGAGGCCTCACTTTCCGGGGTTAACATCTGCAGCAGTTTATTCCACATGGAAAATGGCAGTGGTATCAGGAACTGGCTCCGAGGTTGTTCAGCTCCTGAATGACTTCCGCCATTGTTGGCCTGTTGTCAGGAAGCTCGTGGGTGCACACCAGTGCAATTTTTGCTAGTGCAGCTGCTTCAGGTTCTGAGAATTTCCCCTTCAGGTTGGCATCGACAAATTCTTCATATCTGCATGATTCTGCAGCTGATCGCATTGAACTACTAAGTTGCAGTTTCCCAGATATAACCTGAAGGATGATGACTCCGAATGCGTATATATCACTCTTCTCAGTGAAACGACCCGTGGTGATGTATTCAGGAGCTAGGTATCCCATGGCGGCACTTGTTTTAAGAGTGGAGAAGACAACGTCATCGGCTAGCAACTTAGGAAGGCCAGAGTCCAAAATCAATGGGTTAGACTGCTGATCTAGGAGAACCTTGTCAACCGATATGTTTTGGTGGATTATGCCAGGTTTAGTTGCTTCACTGCTGTGTAAATATCCGATACCTGGTCGgaaaataacaaataatttCACAAACAACATACTGGaatatgcacacacacatggACGGGTCATTCTAGTGAAGATAACTTACCTTTTGATATGCCGTTGACGATAGCGACTCTCTTGGACCACTCGAGGACTTCATTCGTTCCATCTCCTACATCAAGATATCGAGAGAGGTTTCCCTTGGGAATGAAATCATAGATAAGGAAGCATTCACCCCGGCCCCTAGAGCAGCAGAAACCTTTAAGCTTGACAATGTTTTCATGTCTCAGTGAAAATAACAGTTCTAGTCCTTTCAAAAATTCAGATTCTTCAGACTTGCAGCTGGTCACATTAATGCTCCTTACAGCCACAAGAGAACCATCTCTTAGAACTCCTTTGTAGACAGAAGAGAACTTGCTTCTCCCCAATAAATTCACCTCGGAGAAGTATTGGGTTGCAGACTCTACATCTTCCATGTTGAACCAGTATTTATTCAAATACTCCTGGGAGAGACCAATTCCGTTCCGACCATCAGCCAAGGGATCCCATCCGTTAGCGTACTCAAGACTCACAAGTGGAGAGGGACTTCTCCTGTAGAAATCCCTGGCCTGATCAGTGCTAAGACGACCATCAGAAGGATCTGACATATTTCCAATCTTTTGTTTTCGTTGCCTGTACCGGATAAGGGCTAGAAATACTGCCCCAGCCAAAGTGACAGAGAGGGCAATAACGCCTGCAACAACTGCACCTTTCGGAAACTTGGTCGATTTTCTGCAATGGGTTTGGTTGCAAGACGCTTGGACATCTACAGATTCAGGGTTAGCTTTTGGAGTGGAATCAGTTATGTTTGGTCCAAGTGGTAGTCCATGAGCATTCACGTTGTCCATGTCAAAAGATGTGCAAGCTCGCAATTTAGAAAATCCAACTCCACATAATTTTGGGTTGTTCTCGCACTGGAATCCTTCTTTTAATCGTTTCAAAGCTTTCATTACAAATTATGGAAATAATCAGAACGGTGAAAATACACAGAAAATGCCAAACGAAGAAAATAGAAACAACAAACGATTTATGAAAATAAGTGAGGATGGATTGAATAGACATACCATGAGGGGCAACTCCAGAAAGCGAGTTGCTTCGGATATCTAGGACTTCCAAGGATGGGATATCAGCTAGTTTTGCAGGAATTGTACCGAAGAACTTATTGAAGCTCAGATCAAGCCTTTTAAGCACTGCCAGGTTCCCCAAGCTTGCAGGAATTTGACCGGTTTGTTTGTTATACTGCAAAGCAATAACACTTAGCCTCTTTAAGGATCCCATCTGGGTAGGTATATTTCCTGTCAGCTGGTTACAACATAGCTGTAGAACTGCGAAAGACcaagaagaaaacaagaaaaattattatatatgGAATGGGATTAAGCCAAGAACAACTAAATGTAAATGAGCAATTGAAGATGAAACATCGATAGACATAAATCGAAGAATATACACTTGACTAGCAACCAATTCATAACCAGGAAAAACAAACCATCTTTACAATATAAGATGAAAAAAGAAATCAAGTAAGACGAGTGAGCTTCATTTCCTGGAAACCAAACACCAATTTCTCCTCGGGAAATGATTTCTGCACGCCCCTTTTCTCATTCTGCATTTCTCCGTTTATTTTTCTCCCTTGATCTCAAAGGCCAGACAAAAATCTGAAGGAGCGTGCGGAAATCACTTCCCTCTCTTCTTTCGTCGTCTTCTTGTCTTGCTCGTCTAAGGGAGAAAACATGACTATAAAATTCACCCAATTATACTAGTTCAAATAGCAGAATTGAACTGAGTTTTGACGAAAAATCAAAGCTTTTCACCACTACATTAAGCTATTTCACCCAGTAATTATCCATTCTTACCTACAAAAAGACGGAAATTTATTTCTCTCAGAAACTGAAACATTTCAGACCAAAAAAATTACCAACCTTGGAGACCAGTCATGTTCCCAATCTCAGAAGGAACACCCCCAGTTAGATTATTGATGTTGAGATACAGATCAGTGAGTTCGGTGAGATACGAAATCTCTTTAGGAATCTCTCCTGACAAGTTGTTGTAGTGCAAGTACAGACCCGACAAGCACTTAAGCTCCGCCACTGCCGGTGAGACCCGACCCGAGAGACCCTTCCCCACCAAAGAAACATTGGCCACTTTGCGGTGCTCGTTGCAGGCCACGCCTTCGAATGAACCACTACACGGGTCACCTTCTTTGGTCCACGACTTCAAAACCCTGCCTTCCGGGTCCAGAGAGGCCTTCAACTCCATCAGAGCTCCGAGCTCGGCATTCCCACAAACAGGTGGTGGGGTAGAACATGCGAGCAGAATAAACAGAGAAACGAGAAAATGAATCAAACCCATGTGTGATTTCGGGTCAAAAACTCGAACTTTGTCCGAAATTCTTGATCTTCAGTGCTCACAGTAGAAACCCATGTTGCTTTTGCTACTAAGTCGGTGAGGTTTTGTGTATTTTTTGTCAGGTAATgcagatgagagagagagagagagagcacaaaGGAATGGTGCAGTATATTCAAAACGGAGACTGCAATAACTTCCAACTTTTTAGAGTTGCAGAGACAGGTTCACATTTGGATTGGGGTTTAGATTTGGGGTTGACAGTTGTCTTTGATGGCTTTTGACGATTGGCGCATTTTTTGCATCGT harbors:
- the LOC126619665 gene encoding putative transferase At4g12130, mitochondrial isoform X2, producing the protein MHRFKLPLQFPKSISCSYRALHDKTQLDSAGSLASVLKSRAVVRFRGPDTAKFLQGLLTNDVRKFGEPMDEKTSTLATLNLSSVSERPMYAALLTPQGRFLYDFFLYTPPRPDTKLNRTGSAPGPGPDEGVEVFADVDASVLDELLSTLKKYRLRAKVDIENMAEELKCWQCYAGNVSGKSSSVEEPEAASVGWGAGVDHSGMSSARRNALGWQWFKDPRLDCLGFRGIFPSDTLPPLVEADKETDEQNYRLWRIENGVAEGSTEIPKGEAIPLEYNLVGLNAISFDKGCYVGQELIARTHHRGVIRKRLLPLRFLEENGEEQKVAPGSEVIDSATGKKVGTVTTQLGCRGLGVLRLDEAFKGSSTLTIQGQKDTKVEAIKPDWWPAEWLQQHQHQSAVA
- the LOC126619661 gene encoding probable leucine-rich repeat receptor-like protein kinase At5g63930: MGLIHFLVSLFILLACSTPPPVCGNAELGALMELKASLDPEGRVLKSWTKEGDPCSGSFEGVACNEHRKVANVSLVGKGLSGRVSPAVAELKCLSGLYLHYNNLSGEIPKEISYLTELTDLYLNINNLTGGVPSEIGNMTGLQVLQLCCNQLTGNIPTQMGSLKRLSVIALQYNKQTGQIPASLGNLAVLKRLDLSFNKFFGTIPAKLADIPSLEVLDIRSNSLSGVAPHALKRLKEGFQCENNPKLCGVGFSKLRACTSFDMDNVNAHGLPLGPNITDSTPKANPESVDVQASCNQTHCRKSTKFPKGAVVAGVIALSVTLAGAVFLALIRYRQRKQKIGNMSDPSDGRLSTDQARDFYRRSPSPLVSLEYANGWDPLADGRNGIGLSQEYLNKYWFNMEDVESATQYFSEVNLLGRSKFSSVYKGVLRDGSLVAVRSINVTSCKSEESEFLKGLELLFSLRHENIVKLKGFCCSRGRGECFLIYDFIPKGNLSRYLDVGDGTNEVLEWSKRVAIVNGISKGIGYLHSSEATKPGIIHQNISVDKVLLDQQSNPLILDSGLPKLLADDVVFSTLKTSAAMGYLAPEYITTGRFTEKSDIYAFGVIILQVISGKLQLSSSMRSAAESCRYEEFVDANLKGKFSEPEAAALAKIALVCTHELPDNRPTMAEVIQELNNLGASS
- the LOC126619665 gene encoding putative transferase At4g12130, mitochondrial isoform X1, which produces MHRFKLPLQFPKSISCSYRALHDKTQLDSAGSLASVLKSRAVVRFRGPDTAKFLQGLLTNDVRKFGEPMDEKTSTLATLNLSSVSERPMYAALLTPQGRFLYDFFLYTPPRPDTKLNRTGSAPGPGPDEGVEVFADVDASVLDELLSTLKKYRLRAKVDIENMAEELKCWQCYAGNVSGKSSSVEEPEAASVGWGAGVDHSGMSSARRNALGWQWFKDPRLDCLGFRGIFPSDTLPPLVEADKETDEQNYRLWRIENGVAEGSTEIPKGEAIPLEYNLVGLNAISFDKGCYVGQELIARTHHRGVIRKRLLPLRFLEENGEEAEQKVAPGSEVIDSATGKKVGTVTTQLGCRGLGVLRLDEAFKGSSTLTIQGQKDTKVEAIKPDWWPAEWLQQHQHQSAVA